Sequence from the Bacillus sp. (in: firmicutes) genome:
ATGAATTCATATAAGGCACATCCGAAAGCCAATACACCTATTAACCTCTTAAGAACAAAGATGTCAAATCAATGTGAAGAATTTGCAGAAAGTCCATCCGGAATATATACATTATCAATTCCAACTGGTGGTGGTAAGACATTAGCCAGTTTAAGGTATGCATTAAAACATGCCATTAAGTACAACAAAAAGCGCATTATTTATGTAGTTCCCTATACAACAATTATAGAGCAAAATGCTGAAGAGGTAAGGAAAATATTGTTGGACGAAGGTAATATATTAGAACATCATTCTAACGTAATCGAGGATACAAATATAGATGATGAAAGCCATTCAGGCAGAATGAGTGTACAGCAGAAATTAAAATTGGCAAAAGATAATTGGGACTCACCTATTATCTTTACCACAATGGTGCAGTTTTTAAATGTATTTTATGCAAAGGGAAGCAGAAATATTAGAAGACTTCATAATTTATGCGAATCTATTATTATTTTCGATGAGGTGCAAAAGGTTCCCATTTCAAGTGTTTCTTTATTTAATCAGGCATTAAACTTCTTAAAATTATATGGTCATTCAAGTATGGTTCTATGCACTGCTACTCAACCAGCTTTGGAATTTGTTGAACATAAACTCGAAATAAATACAGATGCCGAAATGATAAATGACCTAGACAATGTTATTGAAGCATTTAAACGAGTCGAAATTATTGATAAAGCAACTGATGAAACATTTAACAACGAAAAACTATGCGATTTTGTTGAAACTAAACTTGAAGACGTTCAAAACGTTTTGATTATTTTAAATACAAAATCAGTTGTTAAAGATTTATATAATCAATTGAAAGAAAGAGAGATTCGTTTTCCTCTCTATCATTTAAGCACATCAATGTGTGCAGCTCATAGAAACAATATTTTGGAAGAAATAAGACAGCACCTAAAGGATGGTAATAAATTAATTGTTATTAGCACCCAACTGATCGAAGCTGGCGTGGATGTTAGCTTTGATTGTGTCATTCGTTCTTTAGCAGGATTAGATTCAATTGCCCAAGCGGCTGGGAGATGTAATAGGCATGGTGAAAAGAATATAAGAAATGTATATGTTATTGACCATGTGGAAGAGAACTTGAATCACTTAAAAGAGATTAAAGTCGGAAAGCAAGTGTCGAGAAAAATTTTAATTGATTTAAAGCATGATAAAATGAGCCATGGCGGGGATATTTTATCTACAAAAGCAATGGAGCGGTACTTTCAGGAGTATTATACAGATTTCAAGGGAAATTTGAATTATTTTATTCCGCAACTTAAAAAGGAAATGATAGAGTTATTGACTGCAACAAAATGTAAATATAGTTATTATCAAGCCTATCTTCATAATGAAAGGAATCACCTTCCATTATTTATTGTAAATAGCTATAAAACAGCGGCAGAACATTTTCATGTAATTGATAATAATACAACGTCTATTATAGCCCCATATGGTGAAGGGAAGGAAATTATCGCAGAATTAAACAGTAATAAATCGATAGAAGACTTAACAAGATTATTGCGGAAAGCCCAACAGTATACGGTTAGCGTATATGAGTTTGATAAAAAACAATTAGACAAAAATAATGCATTAGTACCTTATCTTGACGGAAAAGTATTAGCTCTAAAGGAAGGGGCGTATAATCAGGAGTTTGGTCTTGATATTGAAAATGAAAGTTGGTCTGGATTGAATATGTTTTAAAAACCTATCTTGTTTTAGATAGGTTTTTAAATAATATAATATATCTTTCAATCCACGCTTTTTTAAAGCGACAACTTGCAATTTATTATAACATGTTTTGATAGTATTAATTATGTTTCATATAATATATAATTTAAAACTTGAACAAATGGTAATAATAGGTTAAAATGAAATTAATTGAAAATATGGAAATGGAGGAGGTGAGATAATGCGAAATGCAATTGAGTTTGAGGTTTATGGGAAATATGCCTTATTTACTGACCCTTTAACAAAAATGGGTGGAGAGAAACTATCATATCAAGTACCAACATACCAAGCTTTAAAGGGGGTCGTAGAATCGATTTATTGGAAACCCACACTTTTAATGGTAGTTGATGAAGTTAGAGTTATGAATGCTATACGAATGGAGTCAAAAGGCATCCGACCAATTGAATATGGTGGGGGGAATACATTAGCAAATTACACGTATTTAAAAGATGTGAAATATCAAGTAAGGGCTCATTTTCTATTTAACCCACATCGACTAGATATGGCTTTTGACCGTAACGAAAATAAGCACCATAACATTCTGATACGCTCACTCAAAGCTGGTGGTCGAAGAGATATTTTCTTGGGGACAAGAGAATGTCAAGCATATGTAGAGCCGTGTATTTTTGGTGAAGGTAAAGGATTTTATGACAACTATGATGGTGAAATTCATTTTGGTACGATGGTTCATGGTATCAATTATCCAGATGAAACTGGCAGTAATGAAATGGAAGTACGGCTTTGGAATCCAGTGATGAAGAATGGGATTATAAAGTTTATAAGGCCTGACCAGTGTACACAAATCAGAAAGGTTAAAGATATGGAACCTAAGCACTTTGATGGAACAAATGTTGAATCAGTTGATAACTTATTAAAGACATTTGAAGAGGGGGGGAATCAATGAACTGGCTACTAAATTTATATGAAACCTATGAATCTAATTTAGGTCAAGTAGGTGTAATTGAAAAAAAATATAATGAACAAGAATATACACTGCTTCCGATATCCCATACAACTCAAAATGCCCATATTGAAGTGGAAATAACTGAAGATGGAGAATTTCATTCTGCTAGAGTAATAGATAAAAATGATGCAAGTACATTAATTCCTTGTACGGAAGATTCAGCGAGCCGTGCAGGGGCTAAAATTGCACCTTATCCACTTCATGATAAATTAAGCTATGTAGCGGGGGACTTTGTAGCTTATGGGGGAAAAATAAAGAAAGAGGAGCCCTTTACATATTATATTAAACAGTTGGAAGAATGGGCCGAATCGCGATATTCCAATAAAAAATTAAAAAGTATATTTACTTATTTATCTAAGAAACAATTAATAAAAGATTTGGTAGAATCTAAGATTTTGTATTTAGATACAAGCGGTAACTTAATTGATACATGGGATAAAAAATATGAATCATTGCGTGGTGAAAAGCCAGCAATTTTTTCGGTAGTTAGTGGCGAACAAGAAAGTGCTTTTATAAGATTCAATGTTTATTCGCCAAATAAGATTTTAGAAAAGGTATGGAAAGATCAGGAAATGTATGACTCCTTTATTAATTATTATCAAGAGTTATTAGGTGAAGAAGACCTTTGCTATGTAACGGGAAAAATGTCTCCAAGTACTGAAAGGCATGCAAATAAAATAAGAAATCCGGCAGATAAAGCAAAATTAATTTCAGCAAATGATACTAGTGGTTTTACATTTAGAGGGCGTTTTAATAAAAGCCACGAAGTAGCGAGTATTAGTTATGAAGTATCTCAAAAAGCTCATAATGCCTTAAAATGGTTAATAAATCGGCAAGGGAAGTTCATCGAACAGCGTGTGTTTCTTGTTTGGGGAAATGATGATCTTGAAATTCCTGATCCTATGGTTGATACCTTTTCAATCGATCCAACACCGATTGAAAGAACAGAAAGAATATCTTTTACAAACCGGGAGTTCGCAAATGAAGTTGCAAAGGCTTTGGATGGTTACAAAAGCAATTTATCTACTAAATCAAATGTAAATATTCTCATCCTTGATTCGGCAACAACAGGACGAATGGCAGTACTATACTATCGAAATATGGACAAAGAACTTTATTTAAACAGGCTTATATCGTGGCATTCCACATGTGTGTGGCTCCATCGCTATCGAAAAGATGATAAAGGTGAGTATGTACAGTTTTATGGAGCGCCAGCTACTAAAGATATTGCATTTGCTGCTTATGGCCCTAGGGCAGATAATAAGGTTGTTAAAGGATTAATGGAGCGTATTCTTCCCTGTATAATCGACGATAAAAAAATACCAATGGATATTATTAGAAGTGCAATTTATAGATCTTCAAATCCAGTATCGATGGAAAAATGGGAATGGGAAAAAACCATTAGCATTACATGTGCGTTAATAAATAAAAAGGAGGAGGGATACAACGTGGCATTGGATACAGAAAATAATGACCGTGACTATCTATTTGGCCGTTTATTAGCAATTGCTGATGTTTTGGAAAGACGGGCTCTGGGTTCTGATGAAACAAGAGCGAGTAATGCAATCCGTTATATGAACTCTTTTTCTAAACATCCAGCAAGAACGTGGAAAACAATACAGGAGAGTTTACAACCCTATCAAGCAAAGTTAGGAACAAAGGGATTGTATTTATCGAAATTAATAGATGAAGTTGCTTCAAGAATCAATTATGATGATTTTAATAATAAACCATTATCAGGGAAATATTTACTGGGATTTTACAGTC
This genomic interval carries:
- the cas3 gene encoding CRISPR-associated helicase Cas3', coding for MNFIAHIRENDNQIQTVKQHLLEVRDLAELYGEKLEVKHLAGLAGMLHDLGKYSNEFKEYILEAVNNPEAPPKRGSVDHSTAGGKLLYDLFHTENIERYKGIVAEIVGNAIISHHSYLQDFLTPNLESNYLSRVRDKELPRFERTKQYFFENVINEGDFYDYVEKAAVEVERFLVKESSEHNEKQLMFLTKFIFSALIDADRTNTRLFEENKTNETEKPTDYKKLFETYYQRLMTKMNSYKAHPKANTPINLLRTKMSNQCEEFAESPSGIYTLSIPTGGGKTLASLRYALKHAIKYNKKRIIYVVPYTTIIEQNAEEVRKILLDEGNILEHHSNVIEDTNIDDESHSGRMSVQQKLKLAKDNWDSPIIFTTMVQFLNVFYAKGSRNIRRLHNLCESIIIFDEVQKVPISSVSLFNQALNFLKLYGHSSMVLCTATQPALEFVEHKLEINTDAEMINDLDNVIEAFKRVEIIDKATDETFNNEKLCDFVETKLEDVQNVLIILNTKSVVKDLYNQLKEREIRFPLYHLSTSMCAAHRNNILEEIRQHLKDGNKLIVISTQLIEAGVDVSFDCVIRSLAGLDSIAQAAGRCNRHGEKNIRNVYVIDHVEENLNHLKEIKVGKQVSRKILIDLKHDKMSHGGDILSTKAMERYFQEYYTDFKGNLNYFIPQLKKEMIELLTATKCKYSYYQAYLHNERNHLPLFIVNSYKTAAEHFHVIDNNTTSIIAPYGEGKEIIAELNSNKSIEDLTRLLRKAQQYTVSVYEFDKKQLDKNNALVPYLDGKVLALKEGAYNQEFGLDIENESWSGLNMF
- the cas5c gene encoding type I-C CRISPR-associated protein Cas5, yielding MRNAIEFEVYGKYALFTDPLTKMGGEKLSYQVPTYQALKGVVESIYWKPTLLMVVDEVRVMNAIRMESKGIRPIEYGGGNTLANYTYLKDVKYQVRAHFLFNPHRLDMAFDRNENKHHNILIRSLKAGGRRDIFLGTRECQAYVEPCIFGEGKGFYDNYDGEIHFGTMVHGINYPDETGSNEMEVRLWNPVMKNGIIKFIRPDQCTQIRKVKDMEPKHFDGTNVESVDNLLKTFEEGGNQ
- the cas8c gene encoding type I-C CRISPR-associated protein Cas8c/Csd1 translates to MNWLLNLYETYESNLGQVGVIEKKYNEQEYTLLPISHTTQNAHIEVEITEDGEFHSARVIDKNDASTLIPCTEDSASRAGAKIAPYPLHDKLSYVAGDFVAYGGKIKKEEPFTYYIKQLEEWAESRYSNKKLKSIFTYLSKKQLIKDLVESKILYLDTSGNLIDTWDKKYESLRGEKPAIFSVVSGEQESAFIRFNVYSPNKILEKVWKDQEMYDSFINYYQELLGEEDLCYVTGKMSPSTERHANKIRNPADKAKLISANDTSGFTFRGRFNKSHEVASISYEVSQKAHNALKWLINRQGKFIEQRVFLVWGNDDLEIPDPMVDTFSIDPTPIERTERISFTNREFANEVAKALDGYKSNLSTKSNVNILILDSATTGRMAVLYYRNMDKELYLNRLISWHSTCVWLHRYRKDDKGEYVQFYGAPATKDIAFAAYGPRADNKVVKGLMERILPCIIDDKKIPMDIIRSAIYRSSNPVSMEKWEWEKTISITCALINKKEEGYNVALDTENNDRDYLFGRLLAIADVLERRALGSDETRASNAIRYMNSFSKHPARTWKTIQESLQPYQAKLGTKGLYLSKLIDEVASRINYDDFNNKPLSGKYLLGFYSQRHDLYQKKEKSDSIAETSN